A window of Primulina huaijiensis isolate GDHJ02 unplaced genomic scaffold, ASM1229523v2 scaffold208230, whole genome shotgun sequence genomic DNA:
taagacaTGTAAATATGGTTGGCCGTATTCGGttcttcttgttctttatctcTATATGATTTCTCTCGACATTATCTGTTGAGTGATCCTTCTTTTTATTCTGTAGTACTGGGTTAGCCAGGGTAACAAGTGGTGTGACATCTGCAAAATTTGGATATCAAACAATCCAGCAAGCATTAGAAATCATGAGCTTGGCCAGAGGCACAAGGCTAATGTTTCCCAAAAGCTCAGTACCATGCGAGAAGAGAAAGCTGCAAAAGATAAAGAACAAAAGGCTGCAG
This region includes:
- the LOC140966909 gene encoding zinc finger protein ZOP1-like yields the protein MTEYWVSQGNKWCDICKIWISNNPASIRNHELGQRHKANVSQKLSTMREEKAAKDKEQKAAVRVMEQIESISEILIVDG